A genomic region of Cotesia glomerata isolate CgM1 linkage group LG9, MPM_Cglom_v2.3, whole genome shotgun sequence contains the following coding sequences:
- the LOC123271143 gene encoding torso-like protein yields the protein MFNHKSVVLLTITLMIVFAMSEPNGVPIVGNSLNILKFHGMLSFTMRVFSSDSEWIFRQPSTKIFKQITTESRFIKNSPAFSGDFHMEMCENYDQLFQAYFRNFTIDGVDKPWRPFMASWKKNEIAKYFGIRESLISEEYKYIFVRIVRVKDSLKMTTPPESLEIEESVLDEADNVNIEDNVSTVNFIYKFSGTHYIESYTSGNSLFQVFVYRPRPFKFIKRAFTTRGIDILLEKAVTNYFSSDFAEYVGELKTGSGNQTVEEWASINLFFAHQDPESQNILRLYGNERLLTRLGNLLYNEALIQLNLKYVSPFFPDKELSKWLLEFISNNLKLWDGNL from the exons ATGTTTAATCATAAAAGTGTTGTGTTATTAACAATAACTCTAATGATTGTTTTTGCGATGTCTGAACCAAATGGAGTGCCAATAGTCGGGAACTCcttaaatattctaaaattcCACGGCATGTTGAGTTTTACCATGCGTGTTTTTTCGAGTGACTCCGAGTGGATTTTCAGACAGCCCTCTACCAAGATCTTCAAACAAATTACAACTGAATCCcgttttatcaaaaattcaccAGCGTTTTCTGGAGATTTCCACATGGAGATGTGTGAGAACTACGACCAATTGTTTCAAGCTTACTTCCGAAACTTCACCATAGATGGGGTCGACAAACCCTGGCGTCCTTTCATGGCCAGCTGGAAAAAGAACGAAATCGCTAAATATTTTGGAATCAGAGAATCGCTAATTTCTGAAGAGTACAAGTACATCTTTGTCAGGATAGTCAGGGTTAAGGATAGTTTGAAAATGACCACTCCTCCGGAAAGTTTGGAGATTGAAGAATCAGTTTTGGATGAGGCTGATAACGTTAACATTGAGGATAATGTAAGCACTGTCAACTTTATCTATAAGTTCAGTGGTACACATTATATTGAGTCTTATACTTCTGGAAATTCACTGTTTCAA GTTTTCGTTTACAGACCAAGAccttttaaattcataaaacgCGCCTTCACAACCCGCGGAATCGATATCCTCCTCGAAAAAGCAGTAACCAACTACTTCTCATCAGACTTTGCGGAATATGTCGGCGAACTGAAGACAGGAAGCGGCAACCAGACTGTTGAAGAATGGGCTTCGATAAATTTGTTCTTTGCTCACCAGGACCCGGAAAGTCAAAATATTCTGAGACTCTATGGCAATGAAAGACTGCTGACGAGGCTCGGCAATCTGCTCTACAACGAAGCTCTAATTCAGTTGAATCTGAAGTATGTTTCGCCTTTCTTTCCAGATAAGGAACTCAGCAAATGGCTTCTGGAATTCATTTCCAATAATCTCAAGCTCTGGGATggcaatttataa